GTTCTTGTGGTATAAATGAGAACCCTCTCAGATCAGAATCACCCTTTTGTTCCTCAAGAACTTCGAAATCGATACTTCGTCCATCTATACGGGCAGGTGTACCAGTTTTAAGCCGCCCTGATGAAATACCATAATTGTTTAATTGGGCTGTAATTCCATGTGAAGATGCTTCTGATATTCTTCCTCCTCCAAGGCGCACATTACCTACATAAATAATTCCGTTCTCAAAAGTACCAATTGTAAGCACGACACATTTTGACAGAAAATCGACATTCATTCTTGTTTTTACTCCTTTAACCACACTACCGCTGATCAACAACTCACTAACACTATCCTGCCATAAATCAATATTTTCCGTACTTTCTATCAGCTTTCTCCACTCCAGTCCAAAAATCATACGGTCACACTGTGCTCTGGGACTCCATACAGCAGGGCCTTTTGACCGGTTCAACATCCTGAACTGGATCATACTTTTATCCGTCACAATGCCTGAACCTCCTCCAAGGGCATCAATTTCCCTGACGATCTGACCTTTTGCAATGCCCCCCATAGCCGGATTACATGACATTTGAGCGATCTTTGTCATGTCCATCGTAATCAAAAGTACTCTGCTACCCATCCGGGCAGCAGAAAGAGCAGCCTCGCATCCGGCGTGTCCGGCTCCTACAACTATAATATCATATTCGAGTTTCACAATCTATAATAACATCTTTCCAGTTGAACTGGCAAAGATACTCATCTTCTTTTTCTCTCATAATCTTTTTTTCAGAAGGAGTAGAGTCATTATAGCCAATCATATGAAGGACACCATGAATAATTACCCTGCAAATCTCACTTTGGAAATCGATCCTATTTTCAATTGCATTAAGCCTAACCTGGTCTATACTAATAAAAATATCGCCTGAGATAAGTTTCTTCTTCCTTTCAGAAAACGTAATTACATCTGTAAAATACTCATGTTGAAGAAACCGGGTATTTATATCCAACAAGGAGTTATTATCAGTGAATATAATACAAATGGTACCCGGTGATTTGTGCTCTTTTAATATAATTTTAGAAAGGTACTCTTTGGCAGGGTTGTGGATCGTTAAATTCTCTAAAATATTCAGATATTCAAAGCTTATCATTTAACGAATATTAAACTCAAGCTCAACTGTAGCACCATTTCGTGTAAATTCAATGTGATCAGAGAGTTTTTCCATTAAGAATATTCCCCTTCCATTTACGTTTTCTATATTCTCAGGTGCTGTGGGGTCAGGAACGTTCTTATAGTCAAAGCCATTTCCTTCGTCATCGATTTTTATCTTAAGCTTCTCCGAATCTATCCTGACATTAATATTAACCAGTTTATTTTCGTCAAGCTTATTTCCATGTAAAATAGCGTTATTGGCGGCTTCCAGTGCAGCAATTAAAATATTTCCATAAATATCTGCACTTATATTGTATTCAGATGATAATTCATCGACCAGTTTCTCGACTTTTCTTAAATTCTCGATCTTTGAGTTAATTTTAAGTGTCTTTTCCATTATAGATTGAATTTCTGTTCTGCTTAATATACTCAAATAATCTGCTTTTGTTTCCCTTTTAATCAAGTTTTATGCTAAATTATCAAAAAGATTTTCATTTATAAAGGTGTCAGCCAAATTTCGGGATCGCTCCTCTCCGTGTCTTTCCAAACCTGAAAATACAATATACTTTCGCCTGAAGCACTGTCGGTTGCGACAGTACCAATAATTTGCTTTGTATCTACATTCTGGCCAGGTTTAACTTTTACATTTATCAGATTATGATACAATGTAAAATATCTTCCGTGCTTTATCATAACAGTATAATTTTGTCCAGCCAATTGGAATACTCTTGCTACCATTCCTTTAAAAATTGCCCTTGCATTTTCCCCTGACGTGGTGGAAATATAGATTCCATCATTTCTTATAGTAACATTTTTGTAATCGGGATGTTGATGTTCTCCGTATTTTCCGCTGACAATACCTTTTTGAGTTGGCCAGGGTAATTTACCTGTGTTTTTCTCAAAATCTGTGGACATGAGTTTTTCTTCAGGAGTTACCATTTCTTTGGTCGGTTTGGCTTTACTTTTTGCTCTCTCCTCCTCAATCATCCGACGTAATTCCGCTTCCAATCTTTTTGCAGTTTTCTGTTTCTCCCTTATATCTTCTTCTATTTCTTTCTGTTTCCTGGAAAGTTGCTGAACTAATTTCTGCTTTTCGTTCGCTTCCTGCTGGATAGTTACTGTTTCCTTTTTTGTCTTATTTACGATATTATCCTTTTCCTGCCTCATTGAAGCCAGTTCAGTGTTCTTCTTAACCAAACTTTGTTTCAGTGTATCGAGACGGTACTTTTCTGTTTTCAAAAAAGTATTATATAACTTCACTGTATGTATACGCTTATATAACTGATTCAGATTTTCTGAAGCAAGTATATACATGGCTGCATATTCAGTAATACGGTTTTTATAAAGGTTCGTAATCATCAGGGCATAGGCCTGCTTAACTTTATCTATTTCTTTTTCGACTTTTGCTACTTCTAGTTGGTTCTTTTCAATAGACTGCGAAAGTGTGCTTACTTCAACTTCAAGACCAGTCAACAACTCTTTACGCTTATTCAGTCTGTGGTTTATTATATTGATCTCATTAATCGAGGCTTTTGCCTTTCCCCTTGTTTCCTCAAGTAACTTATTGGCATATTCAATTTCACGCTGAGTCTTTTCTTGCGAACTTTTTATTTTATCCTTTCCCTGTTGAGCGAAAAGTGTAAATGAAAGTGAGAATAAAAATATTGCAAATCCAAATCTCATTTTTGTTTACTTTCTGTTTTCAATCTGAGAAATTTGTGCTTGTATTTTAATACTCTCCTCAGGATCCGAGCTTTTAAGTATCTCTTTTAGATATTGAACTGCCTCGGCATACATATGAAGCTTTATATGAATTTCAGCACTGTGTTTTAGAATCTCCTCATTCTTACCGTTACTTTTTACAACAGCATTATTTATATACTTAAGAGCTTTCCTGTTTTTTCCCATTTTGAACAGAATCCATGCATAGGTATCAAGATAAGTAGAGTTATCCGGTTCTTCAGAAATTGTACGCCGGCTCATCTTTTCCGCTTCTTTAAGATCTTTCTCCCTTAATGATAAATAATAAGCATAGTTATTAAGTATTCCTGAATTATCCGGGTCCAATTTTAAAGCATTGTTAAATGCTTCTTCAGATTCTGAAAACCTCCCAAGATTCTGATAACATTCAGCAAGAAGACTGAAAAACTCAATTTTAAGAGTACTATCCTGTGCATACGCCAAACCATTTTTTAAAGAATTTACGGCATTTTCCCATGCACCCTTTTGGTATTGAGCCGACCCGTTAAAAAGGTATAACAGAGGTCTCTCTTTAAACTGCTGAAGAGCTTTACCTGTATATAGCAATACACTGTCAGTTTTGCCCATAGCATTAAAAGCGTATACCAATTGTTCAATGGCCGCATAGTTTGACGGATCCTGCCTGGTTACAATGCTTAAAGCCTTTGATGCCTTTTCAAAATTTCTTAATCTTATCTGGACATCCGAATATATTGAAAGAACCCGTACATCGCTTTTATACAGGGAATATAAAGTCTCAGTAACTGAATCCAGAATGGGCATATTCTTAATTAACTGATCCTGATCCCGTAAAACCGAATAGAAAAAGCTTGCTTTAGTCATTAAATTAACTGATGAATCACTGATTATATGAACAAGTACGTTTCTCGCACTGTCCTTTAAACCGCGATCCAGTAAAAAATCGGCATAAGAAAAAACCACAACAGGTTCACTTTTATATTCCGGGTAAATCTTACTATAATAAAAAGAAGCTGAATCTATTTGATTATGCCTCCTGTAATATTCAGCTATCATACCGCTAACTGAAAAATCATCCCCGGATATACCAGAAGCCAATTTAAGTGTACGAATAGCTAAATCCGGTTGGTTATTATTCTCGTATATTCGATATTTAAGCAATGTAACTTCCTTACTAATGCCTTCCTGTTTTTCAATGAGGTCGAGATATGTTAACGCATCATCAAATTTTTTTAACTTTTCATCCAGATTAGCCAGCATGAACATTATGTTAGGATCACCCGGATTAATAGTCAAAATATGAGTATACACAATCAATGCGCTATCATACTTTTGTTCCATTTGAAAGATATCACCAAGTTGCTGGTAATACCATTTATTATCAACGGAAAGACGGCATGCTATTTTTGCATTTTCCCTTGCCAGGGAAATATTACCAGCACTCAGATAAACTTTTGATAACTGATATCTTGCTGCACTGCTTTGGGGTCTGATCTTTAAACATTCCTTATATAATGTAACAGCCTGAACATAATTTCCAAACAGATAGAAACGTGTAGCTTCCGTAAAAGCGTAAAGATACTCCTGATCAGTAATATTACTATAATCTGATTTTTGTCCTAATGTGCTAATTTCCGGTAACGAAAATAGTAACAAAAATAAACCAGCCTTTAAAATATATTTCATCATAAATCAATTCCTTATTTCCCTGTATGACCAAAACCTCCTGATCCTCTGTCTGTTGCGCCCAATTCATCTACTTCATCCCATTCGATGGCTTCATATTTTGAAATAATCATCTGACAAATCCTGTCACCATCATTTACAATGAATGTTTCATCTGATAGATTCACAAGAATAATGCCCACCTCTCCCCTGTAATCTGCATCGATCGTACCCGGAGTATTTAGAACAGAAATTCCGCTTTTTATAGCTAAACCGCTTCTTGGTCTTATTTGGGCTTCAAAGCCTCCTGGTAATTCTAGAAATAAACCCGTTTTAATTAAGGCACGCTTTAATGGTTTAATCTCAACAGGACTTTCAAGGTTAGCACAAATATCCATTCCGGCAGACAATAACGTACTGTATGCCGGTAATTTATGTTTGGATTTATTTACAATTTTAACCTTCATTACTTGTAAGAAATATTTTGAATAAATCGTCTCTCTTATTTACATATAATACAAAAATTGAAACCATTGCAAGACCTGTCAACACATTTAGCCAACCATGGCTTGTCTGTAATAATCTTCCAATGATATATAACACAATTCCGAATAACAAATATATACCAATAGATTTCACATCATATTGAATTTTATAATGCTTTTGTCCAGTATAGTATGTAATTATTAACATTACACCGTTTGCTAAAACATGAATCCAGGCACACGCATAATAACCAAAGAGCGGTATAAAAATAAAATTCAATACAATCGTAAGAACAGCACCTAAACCGGTAATATATACCCCGTAAATAGTATTACCTGAAAGCTTGTACCACATGTTTACATTGAAAAGAAGTCCAACAAGAACATTGGCAAATAGAACAACCGGAACAATCGCAAGGCCCTCATGATAGGAACTATGAATGAACAATTTAAACAGATCGAGGCATAATCCCACACCCAGAAACAAGATCATTAAAAATATGGTGAAGTACTTCAGCACGTTAGCATAAATTTTCTTGGAATCCTGATGGCCGTAGTAATTAAAGAAGAATGGCTCAGCAGCGTATCTGAACATTTGAACAAAAATCGTCAATAAAACAGCAATTCTGTAATTTGCACCATAAATTCCTAATTCATAAAGGGCATTTTCTTTATCAGGGGTTAAATTTTTCAGAAGAATTCTGTCGATTGTTTCATTGAATATCCCGGCTAAACCTGCAACCAGTAAGGGAACTGAATAACTTAAAATTTGGGTTAACAAACGAAAATCAAGCCTAAATCTTATACCATAAATATCTTTTGTTAACATGATAAGAACTAAAATGCTTGATAATAAATTAGCTATAAATACATAACCCACTTCAATATGCTGCAAATGTTCTTTATAAAATAAATTTTCCGAAAAAAAACGGGGTAGTATTTCAAGGAATAGAAAGACAAAGAAAATAGTGCTCAGTACATTGACTATTTTTATAATGGCAAAGCGCCGGGCTTTGTTTTCAATTCTTAATTTTGCAAAGATTATGGCCGAAACGGCATCAATAGCCAGAATCAAGGCTAAAAACACAATATATTCGGGATTATTTTGATATCCGATCAAATGAGCTATCGGAAATTTCAGAAGTACCACGATAACCATAAAAAGAACCGAAGTAGAAATGACTGAAATAAGTATTGAACTATAGGCGATACCCCGATTATTGTTGTTAATTGAAAACTTGAAGAGTCCGGTTTCCATACCATAAGTGAGAATGACCATTAATATGGCAACATAGGCGTAAAGCTCTGTTATAACTCCGTAGGTACCCGGAGCAAACCTCCGTGTGTAATACACAGTAAGAACTGCGTAATTCAGAAACCTTGGTATAATGTTTCCAAGGCCATATATCAAAGATTGACTACCTAAACTTTTGTATGGATTGGACACTGTAAAATTAATATTGGATAATAATCTAGATATTTATAATTTCACCACATAAAAAGTGTAAAGATACCCGAAAAAAGCGGCAAGTATGAATACAGCCAGACCAGTTTTACTTGTTTTATTATTCATTTTATTAACTTATTGTAAAGTAATGAGCCAGACTCAACCCATTGTGGTTATAAACACCACTGAAGGAGAAATTCGTATCAAACTCTATAATGAAACGCCTTTGCACAGGGATAATTTCATTAAACTTGTAAATGAGGGATATTATGACGGAGTACTCTTTCACCGGGTAATTGAAAATTTCATGGTCCAAACCGGTGATCCCAATTCTAAAAATGCAAAAGCAGGCCAGTCTCTGGGCGATGGTGGACCCGGTTATACCATTCCGGCTGAATTTGTTCCAACTCTTTTTCATAAAAAAGGTGCTCTTGCTGCTGCACGCCAGGGTGACCAGGTTAATCCAAGAAAAGAATCTTCGGGTTCACAATTTTATATCGTTCAGGGTCAGATATTAACTGAGACTCAACTGGATGCATTTGTCAAAGCAAATAAACATCTTCCTTTCACTGATGCGGAGAAATCGGCTTATACTACAATAGGAGGCACTCCTCATCTGGATCAGAATTATACGGTATTTGGTGAAGTCATTGAAGGTCTTGATGTTCTCGATAAAATTGCTGCAGCTGAAACCGATCAGAGAAACAGACCTTTGAATGACATCCGAATTATCAAAGTATATCTTGAACAATAACATGATCAAACTAATTGAAAAATATAAAACAGAGATTGAGGCATTTGAAATAAAAAATGCTGAAGATCTCGAGAAATTCAGGCTAACTTATCTAAGTAAGAAGGGTCTTATTTCAGATCTGTTTGCCTCATTTAAATCTGTACCTGTTGAATTAAAGAAGCAAACCGGTGAGAAACTTAATATTCTTAAAAATCTAGCCACTGAGAAGTTCGATGTATCCAGAGATTCCATAGAACATACAGAAACTTCCTTTTTAGGTGATCTTACACTTCCTTCTGATGCCGTTTCTCTAGGTTCAAGGCATCCTGTTTCTCTTATCCGTAATGAAATAGTTTCCGTATTTTCAAAGATAGGTTTTACTGTATCGGAAGGTCCGGAAGTTGAAGATGACTGGCATGTCTTTTCAGGTTTGAATTTTCCGCCGGATCACCCAGCCCGTGATATGCAGGATACCTTTTTTATAGAAAAAAATCCTGATATCGTTCTCAGAACTCATACTTCTTCGGTCCAGATAAGAGTAATGGAGGTATCACAGCCCCCGATCCGTAAAATATTTCCTGGCAGGGTTTTCAGGAACGAAGCTATTTCTGCTCGTGCTCATTGCATTTTTCACCAGATAGAAGGTTTGTATATAGACACACATGTTTCTTTTGCCGATCTTAAACAGACACTTATGTTCTTTGCACGTGAGATGTTCGGAGAAAAAACCCAGATACGCTTAAGGCCTTCATTTTTCCCTTTTACAGAACCTTCTGCCGAAATGGATGTTTCGTGCACCATTTGTGGAGGTTCAGGCTGCAATGTTTGTAAACATACCGGCTGGCTGGAAATTCTGGGTTGCGGAATGGTAGACCCCAATGTACTTGAATCTTCAAATATTGACAGCAATAAGTATACGGGTTTCGCCTTTGGAATGGGACTTGAACGAATAGCTATGTTGAAATACCAGGTTAACGATCTTCGCCTGTATTTTGAAAATGATGTCCGTTTTATAAACCAATTCCGGAGTTCGTACTGATTTATTCGAATAAAAGTGGCATAGATCCCGGGTGGTTCTTCCCCATATGTTTGTATGTTTTTGGGGTTGCTTCTCGTCCCCGGGGGGTTCTCTTTATAAATCCTTCCTTAATTAAAAAGGGTTCATATACTTCTTCTATTGTCCCCGCATCTTCACCAACCGCCGTTGCAATGGTTCCCAAACCCACGGGACCACCATTGAACTTCTCCACAATAATGTTCAGAATGCGATTATCCATTTCATCAAGACCACTTTTGTCAATATTCAGGGCATCGAGAGCGTACTCAGTAATTTCAAGATTGATTTCATCCAATTGCTTAACCTGTGAAAAATCCCTTACCCTTCGGAGCAGAGCATTTGCGATGCGAGGAGTGCCGCGCGACCTGAAGGCTATTTCTTTGGCAGCTTTATCAGAAATCAGCACATTCAAAAGTTTTGCAGACCGTTTAAGTATTCTCTCAAGGATAACAGAATCATAGTATTCCAGATGGAGATTAATTCCAAACCTGGCCCTGAGCGGAGAAGAAAGTAATCCGGCCCTGGTTGTTGCACCAATCAGAGTAAAAGGGTTTAAATTTAACTGTATTGATCTTGCACCAGGTCCTTTATCTATGATTAGATCAATTTTATAATCTTCCATCGCTGAATAAAGGAATTCCTCGACGGTAGCGTTTAAACGGTGAATTTCATCAATAAACAGAACATCGTGTTTCTCAAGGTTTGTAAGAATTCCTGCCAGGTCACCAGCTTTCTCAAGAACTGGTCCGGAAGTTACCCGGATATTACTCTTTAACTCATTCGAAATAATATTAGCCAGGGTTGTCTTTCCTAAACCCGGGGGACCGGCGAGAATAACATGGTCAAGAGCTTCATTTCTTATTTTTGCCGCAGTAACAAAAACTTTTAGGTTTTCTACAAGTTTATCCTGCCCATTGAAATCATCGAAAAGTTTCGGCCTGATACTTTTTTCAAGTTCACGATCTTCTTCTGAAACGAAAGTGTTTCGCAGGTTGAAATCATTGTCCATCGGCAGATCACTGAATTAGTTTGATATCATTATCCGCGAATTCAACTTTCTCACCATTTATTCTGTATTCCCTGTTATCCTTATAGGTTATCGTAAGTACCAGGTTACCATTTTCATCATATTTGCGCCAATTTTTCTCAGAAATACCCATTACATAATAATTGGTTTCTTTCAGTTTGCCGTTCGGATAGTAAAAATCATGCTCTCCGTCAGGATTTCCCTGTACGTAAGTGCCTTCATACATTAATGTACCGTCAGCATAAAATGCCTGCCATTTTCCGTCCTTTAAATCAGCAACGTATTTACCTTTTTCACTATAATCACCCACCTTGTAAAACCATTCATCTTCTTTTTGACCGTCGAAATATTTACCGCTAACTATAATCTGACCTATGGAATCGTATTCAGTATATATTCCTTCGGCCTTACCCTCATAATACTCTTCTTCTCTCTTAATTGTACCGTCGGGATAATACCATTGCCACAAACCATCCGTCTTTCCCTGTTTAAATACGCCAGTTTGTTCCTTTTTTCCATCCCTATAAAAGTAATCCCATTTACCGCTTTGCTGGTTATTTGAATATAATCCTGCAGATTGCACAGAACCGTCTGTAAAATAATATTTCCATTTTCCTTCTTTCCTGCCTTCGTTTGTTATAATTCCTTCGCCAAGCTTTATGCCATTATTATCGAAGAGATATCCATTTATTACCTTACCGGTGGAATCATACATACGATGAATTCCAACAGGAATGGAATCCCGATATGAACCTGAATATATAATATTTCCCTTCTGATCGTACTTATTTTTGATCTGAACTTCAAGGGCACTAGTATCCTTTTCTTCAAGTATTATACCTTTTGCGTAATCCAGTTTGACCTTTATGTTTCCGCTCTCATCAAATTCCTTATATTGTCCGGATAACAGATCATTCACGTAATATCCCTCTGATTTAACTTTTCCATTTTCATAATAGGTTCGCCAGATGCCCTGCTTCAGTCCTTTATCATCTTTCCTGTTAAGCTTTTCCCTATCGGTAAGAAAACCATTTTTATAAGTCATTACGGTAATAAGTATTCCATTTTGATCGTATTCATTTGTTATACCGTTTCTCTTATTATTGGTGTATAAAGATTCTTCCTTTATTCTACCATCGGGATAATACGTATATGACTTTCCTTCTTTGTTATCATTAACATACAATTCTCTGGATACAATACGCCCTCTCTGCATCGGGTCCTTCCCTTCCGAAGTATTAAATGTAATGGTGTAACCATTCCGTTTTCCAAGAACATAACTTACTTTTTCCGTTGTGTCTCCTGATTCATTATAGAAAACCCAAACACTATCAAGCAGAAAATTAGTGCGGTTGCCTTCGCTCTTCATTACTCCTGAAGGATAATATGTTTTCCAGTATCCATCTGGTTTTCCGTTACGCATATAACCTTCACTTGAAATTTTACCGTTCGGATAATAGATCTTATTGTATCCGTTTTCCTGTATTTCCTGCTGAGAAAAGCCTCTAACAACCGGAATAAGGAAAACAAAAGTCAGACATATCCACCTGATAGTTTCCATTTTACAGGCCTAGTTTTTCAGAAATTTCCAACATTCTTTTTATTGATGATTCTGCTTTTACTCTTAAAGTCTCTTCAACCTCAATTTCGGGCATCTCAAATTTAATACAATTATAAAGTTTCTGCATTGTATTTAATTTCATATACATGCAATCGTTACATCCGCAAGTGACATCTTTGGGTGGAGCAGGAATAAAAATTTTTGATGGATTTGCCCTAATCATTTGATGCAATATTCCAGATTCCGTAGCGACAATATATTTATTGTTCTTGTCTTTCTGAGTATATTTAAGTAAAGCGGATGTAGATCCGATAAAATCAGCTACTATCAATAAAGGCTTTTCGCATTCCGGATGTGCAATAATTTTAGCTTCAGGATGCTGCCTTTTCAATTCAAGTATTCTTTCAAGTGAAAACTGTTCATGAACATGACAGGCACCATCCCATATTACCATTTTCCTGCCAGTAAGACTTTCAATATAGTTTCCGAGGTTCTTATCCGGTGCAAAAACAATAGGTTCATTCTCAGGAACACTTTGAACAATCTGAACAGCATTGGATGAAGTACAGATTATATCAGACAGTGCTTTTATTTCAGCTGTTGTGTTAACATAACTAATAACAGTATGGCCCGGATATCTCTTCAAAAATTCACTGAAATCTTCAGCTTTACATGAATCAGCAAGTGAACAACCAGCATTTAGATCCGGTAACAATACCTTTTTTGAAGGTGACAAAATCTTTGCGGTTTCAGCCATAAAATGAACCCCGCAAAAAACAATTATATCCGCTTCCGTTTTGGCAGCCTGTTGTGAAAGATACAGACTGTCTCCAATAAAATCGGCTATATCCTGAATCCTGCCATCCTGGTAATAATGGGCCAGAATAACAGCATTTTTTTCCTTCCGCATTCTGTCAATTTCTTCCCTTAAATTGATGCCAGGGTTAATTTCAGATTCGACATAACCTTTTATTAACAATATATTATTCTTAATAATAGTATTCATTTATAAAATCAATTTTTAATGATGATAATTGGCTGTTAATTGTGTTAAAAAAAAGACCCTGTTTTGATTGATTTTTTCAGGAATACCTTTTTATTAACAGTAAATAACAACCTTTGCTCATAATTTGCACTTGTTTCTTAGCATGTTGTGCATTTATTAACAATAGTTAATAAAACCAGCTGTACAAAATTACTGAGAATTTAAGACACCGCAACATGTTTGATAATTGTTAAATTCTCTTTGAAAAAAAGCGTTTACATTCATTCTTTAATGACGATTCTCAAAAAGTCTGCCGTTTTCATCAGTCATAAATATTTTTCAAACAATTTCTGACAGTTTTTTCAACACTGTTCATCTTGTTTTAGATTAGCTTCAAGGTACTTTAATTGCCTTTTAAAATTGATATCTTTGTAAAGAATAATAATTTAAAGTTATGAAAGTTGCGTTTGCCTGCGACCATGCAGGTTACAATCTGAAACTGATCCTTATATCGTACCTCACAAACAAAGGGTATGAAATAACGGACCTTGGATGTTATTCGGAAGAATCCACTGATTATCCTGAGTATGGCCATATTCTGGCCAATCATATTACCGAAAACAAGTCTGAATTGGGAATTTCATTATGCGGTACAGGTAATGGAATAAATATGACTGCCAATAAGCACCCTATGATCAGGTCGGCGCTTTGCTGGGATTCCGAAATTGCCGAGCTGGCCAGAA
Above is a window of Bacteroidales bacterium DNA encoding:
- the rpiB gene encoding ribose 5-phosphate isomerase B, with the translated sequence MKVAFACDHAGYNLKLILISYLTNKGYEITDLGCYSEESTDYPEYGHILANHITENKSELGISLCGTGNGINMTANKHPMIRSALCWDSEIAELARKHNDANICAIPARFITTEEAKKMVDVFLTTDFDGGRHLRRIEKIPV
- a CDS encoding toxin-antitoxin system YwqK family antitoxin; its protein translation is METIRWICLTFVFLIPVVRGFSQQEIQENGYNKIYYPNGKISSEGYMRNGKPDGYWKTYYPSGVMKSEGNRTNFLLDSVWVFYNESGDTTEKVSYVLGKRNGYTITFNTSEGKDPMQRGRIVSRELYVNDNKEGKSYTYYPDGRIKEESLYTNNKRNGITNEYDQNGILITVMTYKNGFLTDREKLNRKDDKGLKQGIWRTYYENGKVKSEGYYVNDLLSGQYKEFDESGNIKVKLDYAKGIILEEKDTSALEVQIKNKYDQKGNIIYSGSYRDSIPVGIHRMYDSTGKVINGYLFDNNGIKLGEGIITNEGRKEGKWKYYFTDGSVQSAGLYSNNQQSGKWDYFYRDGKKEQTGVFKQGKTDGLWQWYYPDGTIKREEEYYEGKAEGIYTEYDSIGQIIVSGKYFDGQKEDEWFYKVGDYSEKGKYVADLKDGKWQAFYADGTLMYEGTYVQGNPDGEHDFYYPNGKLKETNYYVMGISEKNWRKYDENGNLVLTITYKDNREYRINGEKVEFADNDIKLIQ
- the nadA gene encoding quinolinate synthase NadA; translated protein: MNTIIKNNILLIKGYVESEINPGINLREEIDRMRKEKNAVILAHYYQDGRIQDIADFIGDSLYLSQQAAKTEADIIVFCGVHFMAETAKILSPSKKVLLPDLNAGCSLADSCKAEDFSEFLKRYPGHTVISYVNTTAEIKALSDIICTSSNAVQIVQSVPENEPIVFAPDKNLGNYIESLTGRKMVIWDGACHVHEQFSLERILELKRQHPEAKIIAHPECEKPLLIVADFIGSTSALLKYTQKDKNNKYIVATESGILHQMIRANPSKIFIPAPPKDVTCGCNDCMYMKLNTMQKLYNCIKFEMPEIEVEETLRVKAESSIKRMLEISEKLGL